CCGAGGGTTTCGCCGTCCTTGTGGGCGGCATCGACTTCGGCAACCATGGCCGCCGAGGTTTCCGCGTCGAAGCAGCGCAGCGGATCGGCATCCAACGCGGCAACGTCGGCGGGTTCGGGCAGCGCAGAGCCTTCGGGGCTGGCAACACCGGCAATGCTCACGGTGTGGGAGACCAGTTCAATGCCCAGGGATTTCAGGAAGGAGGAAGCGACGGCGCCCAGCGCCACACGCGCGGCCGTTTCCCGGGCGCTGGCCCGCTCCAGCACGGGACGGGCTTCATCGAAACCGTACTTCTGCATGCCGGTGAAGTCTGCGTGGCCGGGGCGCGGGCGGGTCAGCGGGGCGTTGCGGGCCTGCTCGGCCAGCAATGCGGGGTCCACCGGATCCGGGGACATGACCTGCTGCCATTTGGGCCATTCGGTGTTGCCCACTTCAATGGCCACGGGTCCGCCCTGGGTGAGGCCGTGGCGTACTCCGCCGAGAAGGCGCACCTGGTCCTGTTCAAACTTCATCCGGGCGCCGCGGCCGTAACCCAGCCGCCGGCGCGCCAGCGCCTCCTGGATCATGGAGCTATCGACTTCGACGCCCGCGGGGACGCCCTCAACTATTCCTACCAGCGCAGGTCCATGGGACTCACCGGCGGTCAACCATCGCAACATGCCTTCAATACTGCCATGTCCGGTGCGTGCGTTCAGCGCCGCGGTGCTCCCACTGCGTCACACATCACGTTTATGACGGCGGCTTCATCGCGGAACTTGTCACCAGTGAAAAGCCGAACCTGTTCCACCGCCTGGTACAGCAGCATCTCCTGACCCGGAACAATCCGTCCGCCGGCCTCATCCCAGGCCTGCGCGATGCGGCTGGGCCAGGGATCATAGGCCACGTCCAGGAGCACGGATCCGGTCCGGTCCCCCGTTTGTGCGGCAACCGCGTCCGCCAGCGAATCGGCAGCCCGCGGGGGCAGCGTGGAGATGACGACGTCGGCGGCTGCGCAGGCAGCTGCCGCCTCTTCCCAGGGGTGGAGGGCAACGGGCGTACCGGTGCGGCTGCCGGCCGCCTCGACACCGGCCGTACCGTCTGCCGACTTTCGGAAACTCCGTGCATAGACCCTGACCTCGGCGGCGTCGAGCTGCCCGGCGGCGGCTACCGCCGCGCAGGCGGTGCCGCCGGCGCCCAGGACGGCGATCCGGGGCCGGGGCCGGGAACCGGCGTGCTGCAGGGCACGCACGATTCCCGCGACATCGGTGTTGTGCCCGGTCAGCTGAACACCGTCATCCGTGTACTCGAAGGTGACGGTGTTCAGCACCCCCAGGGCCGAGGCCATGGGGGTCAGCCGGTCCATGGCGGGCAGCAGTGCCGCCTTCAGCGGCATCGTTACGGACAGCCCGGCCCACTGCGGATCCGCCGGATTGTCCTCCCGAAGCGCTGCCGCGAACGCGGCGGCGTGTTCTTCGGGAACATCCACGGCGTCATACGTACAGCGGAAGCCCAGATATTCGTAGGCTGCGCGGTGCAGGAGCGGCGATTTTGAATGACCGACCGGATGCCCGAGGACGGCGGCCCGCCGGGCGGTGTGCGTCAACTACCCGCACCTGCCCGGCTTCTGCGTGGCGCACCATTCCTGGTATTCGGCTACGTACTTGGCGTGCTCGGCCAGCGTGGAGGAGAACTCTGTCTGGCCGGTGTCAAGGTTGACAGTGACCCAGTAGTAGAACGGCACATCGGCGGGGTTGGCGGCCGCCTCGACGGCCTCCGTGCTCGGGGACCCGATCGGCCCTACGGGCAGCCCCGGGTTGGCGTACGTGTTGTACGGGTTGGACTTGTCAGCCTTTTCCTCGGGCGTGAGGTCGTAGCTCTTACGGTTCAAACCGTAGGTCACCGTCGCATCGGACTGGATCAGCCCCGAGGTTTCCACATTGTCTTCCCGCAGCCGGTTCTGAATGGCACCGGCAACCTTGGCGTAGTCGGCTTCGCCGGCTTCGGCCTGGATGATGCTGGCCTTGGTCAGGATCCGGTACTGCTCAGCCGGATCGGTGATGCCGGCGTCCTCCAGTGTGGTGAACGTGTTGTTCACCATTTCGGTGACAATCGAAGTTGCATCCTGGTCCAGCGGGAAGCGGTATTCGCCCGGGTGCAGGTAGCCTTCCAGGCTCACGGCCTCGGCGGGGAGGCCGAAAGCCTGCGGGTTTTTCGCCAGCGCTTCGAATTCGGCCAGGGGGATACCGGTCGAAGTGCTGAGGATTTCGAAGACTTCACCCTGACGCAGGTCACGGGCCACTGCGGCGTAGTGCACTGCTGCACCCTGCTCGCCCAGCAGGGCTTCAAGGGCTGCGGAAGAGGACATCTGCTGCTTCATCTCATAGGAACCGGGCTGGATTTCCCGGCCGTCAGACTCCGTCTGGAAGGTACCGACAAACTCCTTGGAGGTGGCAACGATGTCTGCGGCCTCCAGCTTGTTTCCAATGACCATTGGACCGTCACCTTCGGCGACGGTAAAGCTAACACTGCCGGTTCCGGCCCCTTCGTAATCCTTGATCTCGTTCATGCCCAGCAGATCCCGCAGGAACAGGGTGAGGCCGAAGACCACACCGGCAAAGAACACCAGGACGACCAGCATGA
This genomic interval from Arthrobacter sunyaminii contains the following:
- a CDS encoding shikimate dehydrogenase family protein, which codes for MTHTARRAAVLGHPVGHSKSPLLHRAAYEYLGFRCTYDAVDVPEEHAAAFAAALREDNPADPQWAGLSVTMPLKAALLPAMDRLTPMASALGVLNTVTFEYTDDGVQLTGHNTDVAGIVRALQHAGSRPRPRIAVLGAGGTACAAVAAAGQLDAAEVRVYARSFRKSADGTAGVEAAGSRTGTPVALHPWEEAAAACAAADVVISTLPPRAADSLADAVAAQTGDRTGSVLLDVAYDPWPSRIAQAWDEAGGRIVPGQEMLLYQAVEQVRLFTGDKFRDEAAVINVMCDAVGAPRR
- the mltG gene encoding endolytic transglycosylase MltG; amino-acid sequence: MGTEPEYEPTAHHETGYVPESEVPVAVLFAEESETRRSRRPSREKQRRRRRRTIVMLVVLVFFAGVVFGLTLFLRDLLGMNEIKDYEGAGTGSVSFTVAEGDGPMVIGNKLEAADIVATSKEFVGTFQTESDGREIQPGSYEMKQQMSSSAALEALLGEQGAAVHYAAVARDLRQGEVFEILSTSTGIPLAEFEALAKNPQAFGLPAEAVSLEGYLHPGEYRFPLDQDATSIVTEMVNNTFTTLEDAGITDPAEQYRILTKASIIQAEAGEADYAKVAGAIQNRLREDNVETSGLIQSDATVTYGLNRKSYDLTPEEKADKSNPYNTYANPGLPVGPIGSPSTEAVEAAANPADVPFYYWVTVNLDTGQTEFSSTLAEHAKYVAEYQEWCATQKPGRCG
- the aroC gene encoding chorismate synthase, with the translated sequence MLRWLTAGESHGPALVGIVEGVPAGVEVDSSMIQEALARRRLGYGRGARMKFEQDQVRLLGGVRHGLTQGGPVAIEVGNTEWPKWQQVMSPDPVDPALLAEQARNAPLTRPRPGHADFTGMQKYGFDEARPVLERASARETAARVALGAVASSFLKSLGIELVSHTVSIAGVASPEGSALPEPADVAALDADPLRCFDAETSAAMVAEVDAAHKDGETLGGVVEVLAYGLPPGLGSYVHWDRRLDARIAGALMGIQAIKGVEIGDGFLTAARRGSAAHDEILQDEDGRVIRSGNRAGGIEGGMSIGEVLRVRAAMKPIATVPHALQTVDVSTGEPARAHHQRSDVCAVPAAGVVAEAMVALVLAEAVTEKFGGDSVAETARNLRTYLENIPSALESAGTSVRQS